Proteins found in one Quercus robur chromosome 2, dhQueRobu3.1, whole genome shotgun sequence genomic segment:
- the LOC126713787 gene encoding protein CHLOROPLAST IMPORT APPARATUS 2-like isoform X2 encodes MSSCLTGGGGRTYALDLEIVKSPSTTSTWTSHTHTSSSSSSSSSTLSESSNSPLAISTRKARTPRKRPNQTYNEAAALLSTAYPNIFSTKNLTKPRKFTKQHDYYSVFDESSELLLPFRVIDSSGFLLHQPILEEKPISQFQSSKVSKPGEVDFHFHGHGHGNSTELCCDGNGNGNGYEYEEDFDAGSILDEEIEEGIDSIMGNLSVDSSAEVADEWKGPRRALAMNNCWNSNVNLGFGGKFNMRALRHVEAEEEEEEEINWWSCPNPIVDVRQISPRFHNAVSPSSVLTEEKKKKKKKKKKKLENLEDLVAVDTEISDSVPKPNSGLLLKLNFDEVLNAWSDRGCPFSDQIPPGSEFPGNDVYVCESSADRLIFGEWGVERSQRASLQGKAAYTPLL; translated from the exons ATGTCTTCGTGTTTAACCGGAGGGGGTGGAAGAACCTATGCACTGGACCTAGAAATCGTGAAATCCCCATCGACGACGTCAACATGGACATCTCACACTCACAcatcttcgtcttcgtcttcttcttcttcgactCTCTCCGAGTCCAGCAATTCCCCACTTGCAATCTCAACCCGAAAGGCCCGAACCCCACGAAAGCGGCCTAACCAGACATACAACGAAGCCGCAGCACTCCTCTCCACGGCCTATCCCAACATCTTCTCAACTAAAAACCTCACAAAGCCTCGCAAGTTCACTAAGCAACACGACTACTACTCTGTCTTTGATGAGTCCTCGGAGTTGTTGCTGCCCTTTCGAGTCATCGACAGCTCTGGTTTCTTGCTCCACCAACCAATCCTAGAAGAAAAACCCATTTCACAATTCCAATCCTCCAAGGTCTCAAAGCCAGGGGAAGTCGATTTCCATTTCCATGGCCATGGGCATGGGAATTCTACGGAATTGTGTTGTGATGGGAATGGGAATGGGAATGGGTACGAGTATGAGGAGGATTTCGATGCGGGATCGATTCTGGATGAGGAGATTGAGGAGGGAATTGATAGTATAATGGGGAATTTGAGTGTAGATTCCAGTGCCGAAGTAGCAGATGAGTGGAAGGGTCCTCGGCGGGCATTGGCAATGAATAATTGTTGGAATTCCAATGTCAATTTGGGTTTTGGCGGGAAATTTAATATGAGAGCATTGAGGCATGttgaagcagaagaagaagaagaagaagaaataaactGGTGGAGTTGTCCTAATCCCATTGTGGATGTGCGTCAAATCTCACCCAGATTCCACAACGCTGTTTCTCCTTCTTCGGTTTTGacagaagagaagaagaagaagaagaagaagaagaaaaagaagttggAAAACCTCGAGGACCTTGTGGCTGTGGATACTGAGATTTCAGATTCAGTTCCAAAACCCAACTCCGGGTTGCTCTTGAAATTGAATTTCGATGAGGTTTTGAACGCTTGGTCCGACCGAGGTTGTCCATTTTCGGACCAAATTCCTCCAGGCTCCGAATTCCCAGGAAATGATGTCTATGTAT GCGAGAGCAGCGCAGATAGACTTATTTTCGGAGAGTGGGGGGTTGAGAGAAGCCAGCGTGCTTCGCTACAAGGAAAAGCGGCGTACACGCCTCTTCTCTAA
- the LOC126699477 gene encoding uncharacterized protein LOC126699477 gives MEKMQLAFCKAQGMDDFLYNMGSISSKTPIAPPLKFKIFDAKFFDGTRDPKQHVRRYLSIFEMKGLDEKQTLHAFPLSLMGGASRWYYSLDLSKTMVWNGLMELFVDQFIFNTMIDVTLRDLETDKLGVGKTFSEYMTRWKGKASRMVNRPNEKDQINMIIKNLLPAYNSRLLSSPISSFGELCDCGTRIEDSINNGQLEKGESKPPIKKTYGGGATASKAPNPVNVSAIIP, from the coding sequence ATGGAGAAGATGCAACTAGCCTTTTGCAAGGCCCAAGGGATGGATGATTTTCTCTATAACATGGGGAGCATAAGCTCCAAAACTCCCATTGCACCACCtctaaagttcaaaattttcgaTGCGAAATTTTTTGATGGAACTAGAGATCCAAAGCAACATGTTAGGAGGTACTTAAGCATTTTTGAAATGAAGGGGTTGGATGAGAAGCAAACTTTGCATGCATTTCCTCTCTCACTCATGGGAGGTGCATCAAGATGGTACTATAGCTTGGATCTTAGCAAGACTATGGTATGGAATGGACTAATGGAGTTGTTTGTGGATCAATTCATCTTCAACACCATGATTGATGTGACTCTAAGGGATTTGGAGACCGATAAGCTAGGAGTGGGGAAAACATTCTCTGAATATATGACAAGGTGGAAGGGAAAAGCATCAAGGATGGTTAATAGACCAAATGAGAAAGACCAAATCAATATGATTATCAAGAATTTGCTTCCGGCATATAATAGTAGGCTTTTGTCATCACCTATTAGTTCTTTTGGGGAATTGTGTGATTGTGGAACCAGGATAGAGGATTCCATCAACAATGGACAATTGGAGAAGGGTGAGAGCAAACCTCCAATCAAGAAGACATATGGAGGAGGAGCAACTGCCTCTAAAGCACCCAATCCTGTGAATGTAAGTGCCATCATACCTTAA
- the LOC126713787 gene encoding protein CHLOROPLAST IMPORT APPARATUS 2-like isoform X1 — MSSCLTGGGGRTYALDLEIVKSPSTTSTWTSHTHTSSSSSSSSSTLSESSNSPLAISTRKARTPRKRPNQTYNEAAALLSTAYPNIFSTKNLTKPRKFTKQHDYYSVFDESSELLLPFRVIDSSGFLLHQPILEEKPISQFQSSKVSKPGEVDFHFHGHGHGNSTELCCDGNGNGNGYEYEEDFDAGSILDEEIEEGIDSIMGNLSVDSSAEVADEWKGPRRALAMNNCWNSNVNLGFGGKFNMRALRHVEAEEEEEEEINWWSCPNPIVDVRQISPRFHNAVSPSSVLTEEKKKKKKKKKKKLENLEDLVAVDTEISDSVPKPNSGLLLKLNFDEVLNAWSDRGCPFSDQIPPGSEFPGNDVYARAAQIDLFSESGGLREASVLRYKEKRRTRLFSKKIRYQVRKVNADRRPRMKGRFVRRPNSSANGQR, encoded by the exons ATGTCTTCGTGTTTAACCGGAGGGGGTGGAAGAACCTATGCACTGGACCTAGAAATCGTGAAATCCCCATCGACGACGTCAACATGGACATCTCACACTCACAcatcttcgtcttcgtcttcttcttcttcgactCTCTCCGAGTCCAGCAATTCCCCACTTGCAATCTCAACCCGAAAGGCCCGAACCCCACGAAAGCGGCCTAACCAGACATACAACGAAGCCGCAGCACTCCTCTCCACGGCCTATCCCAACATCTTCTCAACTAAAAACCTCACAAAGCCTCGCAAGTTCACTAAGCAACACGACTACTACTCTGTCTTTGATGAGTCCTCGGAGTTGTTGCTGCCCTTTCGAGTCATCGACAGCTCTGGTTTCTTGCTCCACCAACCAATCCTAGAAGAAAAACCCATTTCACAATTCCAATCCTCCAAGGTCTCAAAGCCAGGGGAAGTCGATTTCCATTTCCATGGCCATGGGCATGGGAATTCTACGGAATTGTGTTGTGATGGGAATGGGAATGGGAATGGGTACGAGTATGAGGAGGATTTCGATGCGGGATCGATTCTGGATGAGGAGATTGAGGAGGGAATTGATAGTATAATGGGGAATTTGAGTGTAGATTCCAGTGCCGAAGTAGCAGATGAGTGGAAGGGTCCTCGGCGGGCATTGGCAATGAATAATTGTTGGAATTCCAATGTCAATTTGGGTTTTGGCGGGAAATTTAATATGAGAGCATTGAGGCATGttgaagcagaagaagaagaagaagaagaaataaactGGTGGAGTTGTCCTAATCCCATTGTGGATGTGCGTCAAATCTCACCCAGATTCCACAACGCTGTTTCTCCTTCTTCGGTTTTGacagaagagaagaagaagaagaagaagaagaagaaaaagaagttggAAAACCTCGAGGACCTTGTGGCTGTGGATACTGAGATTTCAGATTCAGTTCCAAAACCCAACTCCGGGTTGCTCTTGAAATTGAATTTCGATGAGGTTTTGAACGCTTGGTCCGACCGAGGTTGTCCATTTTCGGACCAAATTCCTCCAGGCTCCGAATTCCCAGGAAATGATGTCTAT GCGAGAGCAGCGCAGATAGACTTATTTTCGGAGAGTGGGGGGTTGAGAGAAGCCAGCGTGCTTCGCTACAAGGAAAAGCGGCGTACACGCCTCTTCTCTAAGAAGATTAGATACCAAGTCAGAAAAGTGAACGCTGATAGACGGCCCAGAATGAAG GGGCGCTTTGTTAGGAGGCCAAATTCTAGCGCAAATGGTCAAAGATGA